The Mesorhizobium loti DNA segment GACGTCGGCAATGGCGCTTTCCAGTTCACCAAAGGCGACAGCAAGGCGCGAAAAAAGCGCGTCGCCAGCCGCGGTCGCAGAGACACTGCGCGTCGTGCGGTTAAGGAGCCTGACGCCGACGCGCGCCTCCAGCTGCCGGATGGACTGGCTGAGCGCCGGCGGCGAGACACGCAGCCTTGCGGCGGCACGGACGAAACTGCCCTCTTCGACGATTGCGGAAAATGCCTTGAGCTCGGTGAATTCGGATCCGCGCATTGTGTATCCATGGATTAACAAGCTGATCAGATAATATGTCATTATCTGATCAATTCCATGACGCTATCTCTCAGCCGTCGGCCCCATTGCAGGCAAATCTGCGGGCCAGAATGGTTGAAGGAAATTGATCATGTCCCAGTCCCTGCACGGCAAAACCGCAATCGTCACCGGCAGTTCACGCGGCATCGGCCGGGCCATCGCCGAAGGGCTCGCGGCACGGGGCGCCGCCGTCGTCGTCAACTATGTCGGCAACCGGAAAGCCGCCGGTGAGGTCGTAGCCGGCATCGTCGGCAAGGGAGGAAAGGCGCTCGCCCTCCAGGCCGACATATCGAGCGTTTCGGATATTCGCCGCCTCTTTGACCAGACCGAGAGTGAACTGGGCGCGATCGACATCGTCGTCGCCAATGTCGGCGTCGCCGTCATCAAACCGCTGACCGAGGCAACCGAAGTCGATTTCGACCTTGTCTTCGGCACCAATGCCAGGGGCACCTTCTTCACGCTTCAGGAAGCAGCGCGCCGGGTGCGCGACGGCGGCCGGATCATCGCTGTCTCCACTGGCGGCACGAAGATGTTCTTCACACAGACGGCGCTCTACCTCGGCAGCAAGGGCGCCGTCGAACAGTTCGTCCGCGTGCTCTCGCGTGAACTCGGGCCGCGTGGCGTCACGGTCAATGCGCTGTCGCCGGGCTTCACTGACACGGACCTGCTTCCCGAACGTGATCGCGCCGTCGCGGCCGGGATGTCGCCTTTCGGCAGGATCGGCGCACCGCACGACGTTGCCGATGTCGCGGTCTTCCTGGCCAGCGACGAGGCCCGCTGGCTGACCGGCGAGAACATCCAGGCCGGCGGTGGTGTGGCCTAGTCCGCCA contains these protein-coding regions:
- a CDS encoding dehydrogenase/reductase; the protein is MSQSLHGKTAIVTGSSRGIGRAIAEGLAARGAAVVVNYVGNRKAAGEVVAGIVGKGGKALALQADISSVSDIRRLFDQTESELGAIDIVVANVGVAVIKPLTEATEVDFDLVFGTNARGTFFTLQEAARRVRDGGRIIAVSTGGTKMFFTQTALYLGSKGAVEQFVRVLSRELGPRGVTVNALSPGFTDTDLLPERDRAVAAGMSPFGRIGAPHDVADVAVFLASDEARWLTGENIQAGGGVA